The proteins below are encoded in one region of Apium graveolens cultivar Ventura chromosome 4, ASM990537v1, whole genome shotgun sequence:
- the LOC141717826 gene encoding uncharacterized protein LOC141717826, whose product MSAQTSPFKIILGSSSMARRKILGDMGYEFTIMSADIDEKAIRMEKPEDLVVALAEAKADAIISRLKTMDEYDEDASSKEPTLLITADTVVVYEGTVREKPSDKKEARQFIKGYSGGQASVVGSVVVSNLTTGKRTRGWDRCEVYFHEIPDEVIDSLVEEEIMLKVAGGLTIEHPLTLPLIDTVVGSFDSVMGLSKSLAEKLIQEAL is encoded by the exons G ATTATCTTGGGCTCTTCCTCAATGGCTAGAAGAAAGATTCTTGGAGACATGGGTTATGAATTCACCATCATG AGTGCAGATATAGATGAGAAAGCCATTAGGATGGAAAAGCCTGAGGATTTGGTTGTGGCTTTAGCCGAGGCCAAG GCAGATGCTATCATATCGAGATTAAAGACTATGGATGAATACGATGAGGATGCTAGCTCCAAAGAGCCCACATTGTTGATCACTGCAGACACA GTGGTGGTGTATGAAGGGACAGTCAGAGAAAAACCATCAGACAAGAAAGAAGCTCGCCAATTTATCAAAG GATATTCTGGTGGTCAGGCCTCAGTAGTCGGATCTGTTGTAGTGAGCAACCTTACTACTGGGAAAAGAACGAGAGGATGGGATAGGTGCGAG GTTTATTTTCATGAAATACCCGATGAAGTTATCGATAGCCTG GTCGAGGAGGAAATTATGCTTAAGGTTGCTGGTGGTTTGACAATTGAACATCCATTGACACTACCCCTTATTGACACAGTG GTAGGTTCCTTTGACAGCGTTATGGGACTCTCAAAATCTCTCGCAGAAAAACTCATTCAAGAAGCCCTTTAG